The DNA sequence ACGCAAGCGAGCAGTTGCGCAGGGTTGGCTGCTGGGTGCACTAGGTATTGCCGTCATGGTGATTATCGGTGCTGGAATGGCCTTGATCCAGATAGGAACACCGTGAAGATCTGGCACAGCCAGATCATGGAGGGGTAGGGCCTGGCGCTGGCTATATGCCAAAACCTTGCCTACCCCTCCGTACTCGACTTCCATAGATGTGTATTGGGCAACTACAAAGTCTATGCTGATGAGTCCAAAAGGACGAAAAATCGATATAGTATAAAGCTATGCACCCTGATCTTACAGATAGTCTCCGCGCTGCCCGCAGTCTGTTGGGCTATGAGCTAGTGCATCAGACGCCAGAAAGTGTAACGGCGGGTATTATTGTCGAGACCGAGGCCTATGACATGCACGATCCGGCTAGCCACTCTTTTGGCGGCGTGCGCCGTCGCAACGCGCCCATGTACCAAGCAGCCGGTACTGTCTATGTCTATTTGATATATGGCATACATTACTGCGTGAACATTGTGACTGGCCCCGAGGGGCATGGTCAGGCCGTGCTGATTCGTGCACTGCAGCCTACCCAGGGGATCCCCCTCATGCAGGTGCGGCGACGGGCGCAGACTGCCCAAAATCTCACCAATGGTCCAGCCAAAGCAGCCCAGGCCCTAGGCATCACTGCAGCGTTAAACGGCAGTACGCTTGGCGGCGGCCCGCTTTCTATCCGACCGGGTGTGGCTGTGGATGAAATAGTTGAAACCACTCGTGTTGGTATTTCTAGAGCGGTTGATAAGCCATGGCGATTTTACATCAGAGACAACCCTTACGTTTCAAGATTTTAGAGCTATACTGTAGCTGATGTCTCAAACAAAAAAGTCTGCTTTTCCGTACAAGCCACTTGTGGTGGGATTGTCGGCGGCAGCCTTTTTGATACTGTGTGGCGTAGCCCTGCAAAGTGCTACCATGGGCCCCCTAGAGAAGTCTATCTTTACCACCCTCTACGACGCCTCGGATCAATTAGGCATATTTGCCCTGCTTATTACGCAGCTGGGTAACGCCTGGGTGCTGATCGCTATAGTAGGGCTGCTGTTTGTGTTGAAGTGGCGCCCCGAACCGGCCCTAACGGTGCTGCGTGCTGGGTTGCTGTCGTACATCTTGGCCACCGTAGCCAAAGTACTGGTTGGTCGACCGCGACCGCCATTGTTGTTAGAAGAGGTCATATCGCGCGAGATAGTCGTACGGGGGTTTGGGTTTCCGTCCGGACATGTCGCGTTGGCTACGGCTGTCAGCTTGGCCCTCTTGCCGTACCTGCCCAAGCGGTTGTGGTGGCTGCCAGTGCCGTGGATTATCTTGGTGGCATGGTCTCGGCTGTACCTTGGCGTTCATACGCCACTAGATGTATTGGCTGGTTTTTGTCTGGGTGTTTTCGTGGCTGCTGCCAGCACCTACATACCTGTGGAAAAGTTCGCCAAAAGATAGTGCTTATGCTCTTGTCAAAGGACAGAGCTGGGCGTACGCTAAATGAGGAAGTGTGAGGCTTCCACAGACCCTAGGCAGACGCCTGGGGTCTTATGAATTTAAGGAAGGGAAACCCAGGCCTGAAAGGCCTCCAGGGATTTCCCTTCCTTAGACTCGCTTCACTCGTGATCCATCCCTTCCATTGGGACACTATCTTAGGCGAGTAAATCGCCAAAGATAGTGAATAGTTGATTAATTGTCATCCTGATGGCAGGTAGGGCAGAGGCCGCGAAGTTCAAGGCTGTGGCTGGTCAGGCTAAAGCCAACTGTTTCTGCCAACTTATGTATATCGTTTTCTAGTTCCGGGCTTTCCTCGAAAGCAACCACTTTGCCGCACTGCATGCAGCTGGCATGGTGATGGTGCCCGGCAAAGATTTCGCTGAGTTCTAGTTTGTACTTCCAGCCAATCTGCAGCCGATTGACTATGCCAATTTTCTCGAACAGGTCGACCGTGCGATACACGCTAGCCCGGTCCATTTTGTGCTGCAGTTTGCGGATCAGCTGGTTCATGCTGAGGGCGTCGCTATCAGTCAGGGCGTTAAATACCAGCTGACGGGTTTTAGTCAGGCTGTACCCCTGTTGCTTCAGGGTGGTGGCCAAGGTTGGCAATTCGGCGTTCATGACCCAATTTTATCAAAAATTGCAACA is a window from the Verrucomicrobiia bacterium genome containing:
- a CDS encoding DNA-3-methyladenine glycosylase, with protein sequence MHPDLTDSLRAARSLLGYELVHQTPESVTAGIIVETEAYDMHDPASHSFGGVRRRNAPMYQAAGTVYVYLIYGIHYCVNIVTGPEGHGQAVLIRALQPTQGIPLMQVRRRAQTAQNLTNGPAKAAQALGITAALNGSTLGGGPLSIRPGVAVDEIVETTRVGISRAVDKPWRFYIRDNPYVSRF
- a CDS encoding phosphatase PAP2 family protein, with product MSQTKKSAFPYKPLVVGLSAAAFLILCGVALQSATMGPLEKSIFTTLYDASDQLGIFALLITQLGNAWVLIAIVGLLFVLKWRPEPALTVLRAGLLSYILATVAKVLVGRPRPPLLLEEVISREIVVRGFGFPSGHVALATAVSLALLPYLPKRLWWLPVPWIILVAWSRLYLGVHTPLDVLAGFCLGVFVAAASTYIPVEKFAKR
- a CDS encoding Fur family transcriptional regulator, whose translation is MNAELPTLATTLKQQGYSLTKTRQLVFNALTDSDALSMNQLIRKLQHKMDRASVYRTVDLFEKIGIVNRLQIGWKYKLELSEIFAGHHHHASCMQCGKVVAFEESPELENDIHKLAETVGFSLTSHSLELRGLCPTCHQDDN